The following is a genomic window from Sciurus carolinensis chromosome 3, mSciCar1.2, whole genome shotgun sequence.
TTTTGCCAGGAATCGTGTTTAATTTGCAGATCTCCTTGAGACCCATTGCCATCTTAACAATGATAAATCTTCATACTGAGGTGCCTTCCTGTCTAATTAGGTCTTCTTTAATATCATTGAACACCATTCGGTCGTTTTTATTATGGGAAAGTCGAATCGTTCCCCTGGAATCTATTCCTTCTGATGGTGCTTTCCATGGACATGTGTTCATTAAATTTGGATCACTCATTGCTGGTGTGCGGATAAGCAGTCGACCTTTGCGTGTTGCTCTGGAACTCTTGCTGAAGGTGTTCATTTGTTCTCAGTTTTTAACTGAATTCTCAGGAAGTTGTGCGTGGAAAATACAATTGTGTCCTAACTGAAGTGACTCTACTTGTGCCTTTGCAATTCGGAGCCTTTTGTCCCCTTTGCTGTCTAATTGCTTGGGGGAAGCTCCAGAGTGGTGTTAAATGAAACAGACTGAGCAGTCCTTCGGATCTTGGTGCTGATCTGAGAAGGAAAACGTTCAGTCTGCACTGGCAGTGAGACTGGAGGTCTTTTGTAGATCCCAGGTTCAACTGAGGACCCTGCCATCTACTCCTTGTTTGTTGAGTATTGCTCTCAGACACGGGctgttgcattttgtcaaatgctttgtctGTGTCTACTAAGGTGAACATGTTGTGCGTCCTCTCCTCTCTTCCGTGATATGGTGGTAAGTCACAGAATTGAATTGATTTTCAGGTGTCAAGTCCCCCTTGGATTCCTGGGACAGCCCCACTTACCATGCTGTATAATCCTTTTGAGATGTCACTAGAGTTGGTACAATAGTATTTATTTTAGGACTTCTGCATGTGCATGTTTTAGGTTGTTGGGAAGGTTTTGTGTGGTTTGGGGTCAGTGTATTCCTGAACTCGTGGAATGAGCTGGGAGGTGTTTCCTACTTTCCCATCACGTGGGATGAACTGTGAAGAATTGGGGTTCGTTCTTTGCCTGTGTGATAGAATTTCCTTGTGAagtgtctggtcctgggctcttATTTGTGGGAAGTTTTAGAATTACGTATTCAATCCTTCCACTGGCCCTAGTCCTATGGATTTTGTGTTTCCTCTTGAAGCAGTTTCAGTAGTTTGTTTCTTCCCAGGACTTTCCCATATGATGCTATCTACTTTGTGGACAGCGATGGTTTGGAGTGAGCCTTTGTAGTACGTTTTCACTCTGGTGAGCTTGGTGTAGCTTCCCTCTTTCCACCCTGTTGTTAATGATTGGAGTCCTGTCTCTTCTCTTTGTTCCGCAGCTGAAGATTTTGTCCAGTTTGTGTACATTTCCCACCAGCTTGGTGTTGTTGATGTTCTCTGATGTGCTATGGTACAGTTCCTCTGTGCtctttgtgatccttctgcttgcTGTGTACTCAGTTTATTGTACCTGGGTGGACACTTGTATTTTCACCCAATGGCCCTCTTACATGCAGTAGTGTTTTCTGTTTCAAATTCTGTTTTGTCAGATATCAGGCACTCCACCCTCTTGTGGTTGATTTTTCATAATCTCTTTTCCATTACATTACCTTGTggacatgtatttttttcatgaatgtgTTCATGTTTTTGAATCCCAAACATGTGTTCTCTAGACAGGATATCATTGGACCTTATTTTTCAGCCAAGTGACCAGCTTTGTCTTTGGTACGCTGTGTAACCCCTTTATGTTTGATGCTGTTATTTATATAGATAGGTTTATGTCTGCCAGTTTACTTTCTTGATCTATTCCTCtctccgattttttttttttttttgctcttctgTTCCTCCCTACTTCTTTCTTTGCATTAAGTGGATATTGTTCTAAtattgtcttttaatttctttaatggtAGTTCCAACTCTTTGTTACAGTTATTTTCTGAGTGTACCTAGCCCTTATCTGTAAATTTTAAGTTACCGGTAGCAATTGTGATTCCAGCTGACCTGTCTTGCATTGTGTTACTGTTGCTATAACTGTTTACGTtttcaagaacatgaagaaagaaagaacaggttTATGGTGACAGAGTTTGTTCTATTAGCCGTGTTATGTATCATTCCTGGTTCTCTTCACTTGTTCTTGTGGGTCATGGTTCCCTGGTGTCACTTCTTAGCCCTAATCACCTTTGCTCCCACCTGCCTCCTAGGCAGCATTAATGTAAAGATACGACAATTGTGCATGCTGTAGGGCCCCTGCTGCAATCATACACAGAATTGTTTTTAGATCTGAGAGGAGAACCAAGGGAAGGACTGTGCATTCATATCGTCTCTTACAGTAACGGGATTACAGTTACTGCTGTtttgtgcacgtgtgtgtggATTCAAATTATCTAAAGAGGTGGCTTGGGTCCCACCTGAAGAGTTTTCTTAGTATTTCTTGCAGGTGGGCTATGCTAGCCAGGAATACTCTCAGTTTTTGATTATGTTGGACTCTCTTTCCAaccagggttttgttttgttttgcttgtgttCTGGATGATACTCACCAGAGACTTGTCTTCTCAGCTGGCTCACACCGTATCCTTCAGCACTGCACATATTTTTGGCTGATGCATGTTAGGCAGATGTAATGATGAGTAAGTTCCTTTCCTGAAAGGAGGAGTGGAAGAGCTGGCTGGTGGAGCACTTTCCTAGGGTGTGcacaggcctgggttccatctccagcactgaaaaacaaaggagagagagaatcaGGAGGGGGGATGACCTTCAGTTCTGTAGAGAAGCCAGTGGTACTGCTTGTGGTAAGACAGAGAAGTGGCTGATAGGTCTGCAAGAAGctgtgaagggagaggaaagtgAACTGACAGCTCTGGGACCTGAAGGTCTTTGCCCAAATCAGAGCTGTGAGATAATAGTCACAGGGATCCTTAAGAAAGTCACCTTTCAGTTCGTATCTTTCAAGACCTTGAGCAGTTGGGTCTATAACAGATGAGTCCATGTTTTATGTGTCCCAGTGCAAAATGCACAGAGAATTCTTTGAAAAAGCGCAAGAGAATTTCATCGTAGTGCTAGTGAGTATtacacagagcacaaagccctCCTAAACGTGGGATGCAACGTGCCTGCTCAGGCAGTGGGTCTTTGAAGCAGGGCCTGACCGAGGCAAAGGTGAAGTGGGGACAGTAGGCGAACTGGGGTCGTAGCATTGCATAACCCGAAGGATGTTGCTCCCTCCATGGGATACATGGATGGTGTCCTTTGGACTGATTGATCCGTGACCCTGAAAGAAGTACCCTTTGAACATCAGCCACTGCATAAGCGCCGGGACCAAGTGTATTCATCACGTGAAACTCTGTATGGGTCTTTGGGCTGTGGTAGTCTTGCTCAGTGCAAATGACCTTTGAAGTCTCATCGCAGGCTGGGCATTTGAGGGTGTCCAGGCTGCATGGTGCTGATGGCTTTCCAGCAGCATAGCAGCGATTCCTAGTGTTTTCTCAAAGCTTAGGTTAGGGGTGCAGATGAGAGGTGGAGCAGATGTGGTATCAGTTTTGCTGCCCTGTCCCTGCCCCAACTCCTTGGGTTCATCCTCTAGCCCATGCTGACTTCCTCTCTGTGACTAGTAGAGCATCCTGGAACCTGGGGCTGGGAGGACGATGAGACAGAACACCAGGCCCCAGTAGCAATGCCTGGGAGGAGCCGGCCAGCGGTCTCCACATGGGACTCCGAGCACCTGTTTACCTGGTGCTGCGTGCGACCCCTTGATCCAGCAGCAGGCTCTGCTCCACACCAGCTGCTGCAGTGTGAGTACTAGTCAGGCACAGCAGCATTAGCACCCACAGATGGGCGAGGAGTCCGCAGAAGCCTAGGATTTGTGGGGAGGTGGTCTCCCAGGTCCCATGTGGACAGAGTCTCATCTCCAGGGACCCATCTTTGCAGCACAGCCGAGGGACCCTGAAAGCACTCTTCTTTTTGCTGTGAACCTGTGGACCACCCCAGTGTATCCGTGTGCAGGCATCATTCCCCCTTTCCATCTTTCCTCCGACTTCTTGATGATTATTCGTACTTTTTCTTGCAGGTTACCACCTAAGTATGTTCTCTGCAGAACACAGATGCGCGTGACTGGTTCTGGCACTTTATATAGATAGAAGCATGCATGCTGTTTGTCTGGTTTTTTTGTTGAACCTTGTGTTTGAGAGGTTTGTGTTTTGAGTGTTCTTGCACCTTGTGGTTTGTGTATTTTCAGTGAAGAATTGTGTGAATACACAGGATTTATTTATCGATTGTCACGTTGATGGATACTGGGTTTCACACTGGTTTTGACTGCTGAGGACAATACTACAGTGAGCAGTCTTAGCTTCTAACGCCGACATGCACAGGTGTCTTCAGTGAATGTACCCAGCTGCGGAGGTGGGGCATCCTAGGTTTAATACAATAACAGCGAAATCCGGAGTACCAGCAACGCCACCATGCTCTTGATGCAATGATTTTTGGGAAGATTCTCTGCCACAAGTTAACTTATCTTTTCACATATTGGAACAATGTGGTATGTGTTGTTAAGAGTGACTTGCACTGGGGTCAAATCACATGACCAGCACctatttttctctccatttctggtGTCAGCTTCCATGGAGATGATAACCACTCCAGCCTCCAGAGAGCCCAATGGCAGGGGCTCTAGCCTCAGTCCGGTTGCCTGGATCCTAGTACAAATCCTCTATAGTATGGGTTCTGATTAAGTCTCCTGTCCATCTCTGAACCAAACGTTGTGGGCCAGAGCGTGGTTGAGGTTCGGGCCACCTGTTCTGTCTTGGTCTGAAGTACACTTGAGGGTCTAGAAGAGGGGTATTCACTTGGATGAGACAGGAAATGACTTGCTCCTGTGGGAATTAGCCCAATTAAAGTTGTTTCCTGTTTAAATGTCCAATTTCTCTTTGGTAGTCTATCCTATGATCCTGTTATCATTATGGATATCTCTGTCGTAACGTGAATTTCTTCTAAGAAAATGTGGGTGGAACCTCAATGAGAGTGTCCAGGAGAAAGAACAATTTGTCAGCCTCTCTAGGAAACCTTTTGGTCTTATTAGCATTTTGTAATGGAAAACTACTTCCAGTTCCATTTGAGCAGATTCTTCTGTGTTGTGATGCATGTAAATTAACCTTGAAACTCAAACACCAGAGCACTCGTGAAGGAATATTATTAGATGTAGctcttttgctgttattttgcCTTGGAATATGTTGGTTGTTGTATGGTAGTTCTGGTCTTTACCAGCAGAGATTCTTTCTCCTCGAATGGCCTGGTATGAGTGCAGTGTGTGCTGGGGACATCATGGAGGTGATACTTACATGCAGTGAATGTGCCACTTCACTGTGCACTTCTAAGTACACCAACTGTGCAGACTTGCGCAACCACCACCACTTTCAAGAAATGTTCCTCGCCATTATCTGATAACCTTCAGTGTCCAGTCTTAACCCCCAACTCGACCTCCAAGCCCTAGGCATCGCTGATGTGCTTTCAGCCACCAGAGACTAGAGTCTGTCTTCTCTGGAGTTTCATCTGGATGGAGTCCTAAGTGTTGGACGGGAAGCCCACACAGTCTGCCCTGTGTGGCAGCCCTGCCTTCTCAGACCAGGCTCTTCTGCTACCCTGTGCTCTACACGCCCCTTGTTGGACTCCTCCATTTGCTCTGTCACAAGGGTTGTGTCCCTGACCCTCTgcacccctgccccctgccctgccctctgcaCATGGCCTCAAGGAGGGTTCAGGCTGGCTAGTATAGATCATCATGCACCCCACTGGAGGATGGATACTTACCAGCACAAAGGTGGCAGTGCCACAGCTCCTTCAGtgcctgccttggcctccaggaGAGAGGTCAGGCTCCCAGCTGAGCAGCGAGTCTGGGTGAATTGTGACCCCAGTGTCCCCAAAGGGGTGTTGTTGTCCTCACCCTCAGAACCTTTGAGTGAGTGTGCCTCATTTGGGGATGATCCTTGGTCAGGAGGGAGAGATGCCACTCCCACCAGAAGCCAGGAATTCCTCCAGCTGTaacttaagatttcttttttatgatacaAACCCCAGTGAGTCTGAACTCAATgaggcatacctgtaatccctgcagctggCAGGCTGGGACacgaggatctggagttcaaggccagcctcaccaatggcaaggtgctaagcactcagtgagagcctgtctctcagtaaaatacaaaatagggctgggggtgtgcaTCAGTGGcccagtgctcctgagttcaattcctggtaccaaagacaaaaacaaaaaaaggcccAAAGAGGTGTTGCTTGGCCTGTGTCACTTCTACAACTGTTTTGCACAAAATCAAGAACATTTCATGTGCGGCCCTCCTTGTGCCTTGACAGAATTCGAGTCTGGATTGGTGACTGGAGTGGAGCGGAGCAGACACCCCCTTGAACCCCTGGGCTGACTGTGTCCTAGCACCTGGCACCAGGTGCTGTGTGAGGCCCTCCAGGCCAGGAGAACTGTAATGTGGCCCCGGGGTCTCTCCTGCAGTATCACTGCAGGGACTGAAGTAAGAGAGAATATTGAGTTCTGGGCAGAAGCAGTGGGGTCCACGTCCAGCAAGCTGCTGCCCCTGCCAGGGCACGTGGTGTTGGCTGGCAATGTCCACGGCAGCGCCTCTTGCTGAGATTTCAGCAGCAGCTGTGTCGGCATCAACACTCTTCAAGTCTGACTCCTCAGCCACCCGCCACTCCCTCTTGTGATTTTATGCAGGTAACATTGCACATGAGCACTCACCCTATAGTCCAAGGCCACTGTGTGAGGGTGTCCAGAGAAGGGAAGTGATCCTGGAGGAAAGTCGCATGACAAGCTCAGGATGTGACAGGTTCAGTTAGTGTCCACACACATCCCTAACCAGAGTGCAGAAGACTGTGGCCTTCCTTCAGGGCAGGGGAGGTTGAGACAGGGCCAGGCCCCAGGCAGGCTCTGGCTCACTCTGGCATTGAGGGGAGCAGCCCTTGGGGCCATGAGTCTCTCAGAATGCACTTTATGCCCGTGATAGGCTGGCCTGACCCCTGGAGATATTTTTTGTGGTCCCTCCACCGTTCTTCCAGACACTTTTGCACAATGAGGTCATCATATCTGGATTTTAAGATCCCTCGATGGTTGATGCATTGCTGACAACTGCTTCAGATAGTGTCCTCTGAAATTACAATGATGTCCTTGGAAGTTAGTGCACCAAAGCAGAAAGCCAGGAACCCCCTCTGTGTTTTGGGAAGCTACTTTAGCAATGATCTCTTCTTAAACCCTCCTGCTACTCATGAATGCCATGTGAGAATTTAAGGAATCAGCAGATAGGGCCACATCCAGTAGTGAGGTTACATCAGGGGCCAAACATCAGTTGTTCTGTCCTGGTGTGATTCCGTCCTGTGTGTCTCTTCTCTAGGGCAGCAGCCTATTTTCTCTCCCAGCTATGTGCATGCTACCACCCCATGGAAGATTCGATGGACATGAACATGAGCCCCCTGAGGCCCCAGAACTATCTTTTCGGTTGTGAACTGAAGGCTGACAAAGATTGTCACTTTAAGGTGgataatgatgaaaatgaacACCAGTTATCCTTAAGAACGGTCAGTTTAGTGACTGGTGCAAAGGAAGAACTGCACGTTGTTGAAGCAGATTTAATGAATTATGAAGACAGTCCTATTAAAGTAACATTGACAACATTGAAAATGTCTGTACAGCCAACGGTTTCCCTTGGGGGCTTTGAAATCACACCACCTGTGGCCTTAAGGTTGAAGTGTGGTTCAGGGTCTGGGCATATTAGTGGCCACACTTAGTAGCTGTGGAGGAAGATGCAGAAtcagaagatgaagaggaggaggatgtaaAACTCTTCAGTGTGCCTGGAAAGCGATCGGCCCCTGGAGGTGGTAGCAAGTTTccccagaaaaaagtaaaacctgctgctgatgaagatgatgatgatgaagatgaagaagatgatgatgaagatgaagatgatgaggaaactgaggaactcCAGTGAAGAAATCTGTATGAGATACTCCAgccaaaaatgcacaaaaatcaaaccagaaTGGAAAAGACTCAAAACCATCAACACCAAGATCAAAAGGTGAAAAATCCTTCAAAAAACACGAAAAAACTCCTAAAACACCAAAAGGACCTAGTTCTGTAGAGGACATTAAAGCAAAAGTGCAAGCAAGTATAGAGAAAGGTGGTTCTCTTCCCAAAGTGGAAGCCAAGTTCGTCAATTATGTGAAGAATTGCTTCCGGATAACTGACCAGGAGGCTATTCAAGATCTCTCCCAGTGGAGGAAGTCTCtttaagaaaatagtttaaacagtttgttaaaaatttccgtcttctttcatttctgtaacaGTTGATATCTGGCTGTCCTTTTTATAATGCAAAGTGAGAACTTTCCCTACTGTGTTTGATAAATGTTGTCCAGGTTCCATTGCCAAGAATGTGTTGTCCAAAATGCCTGTTTAGTTTTAAAGATGGAACTCCATCCTTTGCTTGGTTTTTAAGTATGTATGGAATGTTATGATAGGACATCGTAGTAGTGGTGGTCAGACATGGAAAtggtggggagaaaaaaatatacatgtgaaataaactcagtattttaattaaaaaaaaaatcagtcattctGAAAGAGAGACTGTGGCTAACAGAGGAGTTGAGCGGATGTAGTGGGTCTCCAGAGCCTTCTTCTGGGAACTGGTTGAAAGTCAAGAGTTGAACTAGGATGTCCCCAAGAGAGAGCTCGGGGTCAGAGAAGTTTTCCCAGGAACAAGAGATAAGATCTGTTTCTCCTCAGAGGTAGGTACAGGGTGGGGCAGTAGTGGAAGGCAGGGATGGAGTTTCTGTGCTATGATTCCTTAATGATTAACTCTGTAGTCCAAGGACAGCTGGTTCTGGTAGATGGCTGTGTGACAACATACTAAAGTCAAAGGAAGTGCTGAAGGTGGCAGAGCTTGGTGTGGAAAGTCGCCTGCTGCAGGCTTCAGTGCAGATGGCTGTGGGGCTCCAGGGGCCCCTGCGAGGGCTTGCAGTGTTGTTCTTGCTGTGTGTGTTGCCCAGGGCTGAGGGCAGGAAGGTGCTGGTGGTGCCCATGGAGGGCAGCCACTGGCTGAGCATGCGGGATGTTGTGCGGGAGCTCCATGCCCGAGGCCATCACACTGTGGTCCTGGCTCCAGAGGTGAATATTCATGTCAAGAGTGAAGACTTTTTCTCCCTGGAAACATATGCTGTTTCATATACAGAAGAAGAATTCAGACACATGCTGTTTGCTGTTCTTCCAGTTGTGTTTGAACAAAATCATTATCTGAAGATGTTTGTAAATTTCATGGAAGTTTCCAAAAACCTGTCTATGCTATATTACAATTCATGTACAGCGGTTCTGCATAACAAGACCCTTATCAGTCATTTGAATTCCAGTTCGTTCGATGTGGTTTTGACAGATCCAGTTTCCCCCTGTGGGACCGTGTTGGCTAAGTACCTGGATATTCCTGCTGTGTTTTTTCTGCGAGCCCTTCCCTGCAACTTTGACTCTGAGGGCACACAGTGCCCAAACCCTTCGTCATATATTCCTAGGTTACTGACAATGAATTCAGACCACATGACCTTCCTGCAAAGGGTCAAGAACATGCTGTATCCTCTATTCTTGAACTACTTTTGCAATATTGGTTTTACTCCTTATGTGAACCTGGCCTCTGAGCTTTTACAGAGAGAGGTGTCTTTGGTGGATATTT
Proteins encoded in this region:
- the LOC124981351 gene encoding UDP-glucuronosyltransferase 1-2-like; its protein translation is MAVGLQGPLRGLAVLFLLCVLPRAEGRKVLVVPMEGSHWLSMRDVVRELHARGHHTVVLAPEVNIHVKSEDFFSLETYAVSYTEEEFRHMLFAVLPVVFEQNHYLKMFVNFMEVSKNLSMLYYNSCTAVLHNKTLISHLNSSSFDVVLTDPVSPCGTVLAKYLDIPAVFFLRALPCNFDSEGTQCPNPSSYIPRLLTMNSDHMTFLQRVKNMLYPLFLNYFCNIGFTPYVNLASELLQREVSLVDIFSHASVWLFRGDFVLDYPRPVMPNMVFIGGINCVHRKPLSQVCIGPFPVHVPGRVP
- the LOC124979727 gene encoding nucleophosmin-like, which produces MEDSMDMNMSPLRPQNYLFAVEEDAESEDEEEEDVKLFSVPGKRSAPGGGSKFPQKKVKPAADEDDDDEDEEDDDEDEDDEETDGKDSKPSTPRSKGEKSFKKHEKTPKTPKGPSSVEDIKAKVQASIEKGGSLPKVEAKFVNYVKNCFRITDQEAIQDLSQWRKSL